CGCCTGTTCGGCGGCGTCGGCGAGCAGGCTCAGCGTGCCGAGGAACGCCAGGAAGCGGTCGCCCTCGCCCTCGGCCTCTCCCATCGCCGCGCGCAGCGCCGCGGCCTGCGGCGCCGGCAGGGCGTCGATGCGGGTGCGCAGCGGCCACAGCAGCCGTTGCAGCGCGGCGAAGGCCAGCGGCGATTCGGACTCCACGCCCGAGGTGCGTAGCACCCGCAGGTCCGACGCGGCTGCCAGCGCGTCGGCCAGCAGCGTCGACTTGCCGACCCCGGCGACGCCGCGCACCACCAGCGCGCCGCCGCTGCCGGTGCGGGCGGCGTCGAGCAGGGCGGCGATCGCCGCGCGTTCGGGTTCCCGTCCGGCCAACATGAGTCCGACGGTACCGAGCGCGCCGGGCAAGTCCCGGATCAGGACCCGGCGAAATCACCGGCGTGAGTGATCATGCCGGCGGCGAACGTGGCAGCCGACCACCACCCCCGCTTCCGAGCAGGAGCCATCGGCCGACCGCCGCCGAGCCGGCGGCCCCCGCCCACGGGCACCAGTCGCCGCATGCGCCGGCGGCGCACAGCTCGGTTGCTACGGCGCCCGCACCGTGATCCTCGGCGGCCTGGTCGCCATGGCCGTACGCGTCCTTGCCGCCCTGTTCGTCCTCACCGCGCTCGCCGTGCACGGTGGCAAGCCCAGTGCCGCCGTCACCGGCCACGGGCACGGGGCGCACCGTCACTGACCGGGCCGATCCCGGCGGAAAACCCGGCGATTTTCCCGGTGAGACGCACCCACCCCCGCGCCGACTCTTGTACCTGACCGCACCAGCATCAGCACCTCAAGGAGTTTCCCTTGCTGTCCAGCGCCTTCATCGGTTCGACCACCTTGGAGGTCGAGGGCATGACCCGCGCGCACTTCCAGCGCGCGGTCACCGAGCAGATCGCCGCCGTCGACAGCGTCGGCTCCGTCAACGTCGATCTGGCCGCCGGGACCGTCACCGTCACCGCCTCTCGCCCCGTGGACCGCGCCGACATCGCCGCAGTCGACGAGGCGGGCTACGTCCTCGCCCCGTGACACCGTTCATCCCTCACGCAACCTGGAGGCCTGCCGTGTCCAGCACATT
The window above is part of the Micromonospora inositola genome. Proteins encoded here:
- a CDS encoding heavy-metal-associated domain-containing protein is translated as MLSSAFIGSTTLEVEGMTRAHFQRAVTEQIAAVDSVGSVNVDLAAGTVTVTASRPVDRADIAAVDEAGYVLAP